One stretch of Pararhizobium qamdonense DNA includes these proteins:
- the epmA gene encoding EF-P lysine aminoacylase EpmA — protein MPAASPWWTPDVHADRRPFLIGRNRIQAALRGFFAADDFVEVDTATLQVSPGNEAHLHAFATQAIHHDGSTAPLYLHTSPEFACKKLLSAGEQRIACFAHVYRNRERGPLHHPEFTMLEWYRAGETYQALMRDCADILRLAAETVGTELMSYRGAQADPFAEPERITVAEAFARFAGVDLLSSIDRNGETDRESLAATVLAAGMRVADDDTWADLFSRVIVEKVEPNLGFGRATILYEYPVAEAALARPTPHDPRVAERFELYACGVELANAFGELTDASEQRRRFDFEMAEKNRVYGETYPLDEDFLSALAIMPQASGSALGFDRLVMLATGASRIDQVIWAPVAETGGRT, from the coding sequence ATGCCTGCTGCTTCCCCCTGGTGGACCCCCGATGTCCATGCCGACCGCCGGCCTTTTCTGATCGGCCGCAACCGGATTCAGGCAGCCTTGCGGGGCTTCTTCGCCGCTGATGATTTTGTCGAGGTCGATACCGCAACGCTGCAGGTATCGCCGGGCAACGAGGCGCATCTGCATGCCTTTGCAACGCAGGCTATCCATCATGACGGCAGCACGGCGCCGCTCTATCTTCACACCTCGCCGGAATTTGCCTGCAAGAAACTGCTCTCGGCCGGCGAACAGCGCATCGCCTGTTTCGCCCATGTCTATCGCAATCGCGAGCGCGGCCCCCTGCACCATCCGGAATTCACCATGCTCGAATGGTACCGCGCCGGTGAAACCTATCAGGCCTTGATGCGCGACTGCGCCGATATCCTGCGCCTGGCCGCCGAAACGGTGGGGACAGAGCTGATGAGCTATCGCGGCGCGCAGGCCGATCCCTTTGCCGAGCCCGAGCGTATCACCGTGGCCGAAGCCTTCGCGCGGTTCGCAGGCGTCGATCTCCTTTCCTCCATCGACCGGAACGGCGAAACCGACCGGGAAAGCCTTGCTGCAACGGTTCTCGCTGCCGGGATGCGGGTTGCGGATGACGATACCTGGGCGGATTTGTTCAGCCGGGTGATCGTTGAAAAGGTCGAGCCCAATCTTGGCTTTGGCCGCGCAACGATCCTTTATGAATATCCGGTTGCCGAGGCGGCACTGGCGCGTCCAACACCGCACGATCCCCGTGTCGCCGAACGGTTCGAGCTCTATGCCTGCGGTGTCGAATTGGCCAATGCTTTTGGTGAACTCACCGATGCCAGCGAGCAGCGCCGCCGCTTTGATTTCGAAATGGCCGAAAAGAACCGTGTCTATGGCGAAACCTATCCGCTGGACGAGGATTTCCTGAGCGCGCTTGCGATCATGCCGCAAGCCAGCGGTAGCGCGCTTGGCTTCGACCGGCTGGTGATGCTGGCGACCGGTGCATCGCGGATCGATCAGGTGATTTGGGCACCGGTGGCAGAGACCGGGGGCCGCACGTGA
- a CDS encoding MFS transporter — MACVGIGNGMMFAYVPFLLAKGDSPPWVAGAAVTALAFGGLAGCVVAGPVIRRVGHARAFSCSMALVLLSAFLIALGFHPLLWVFARGVYGAAGNINFIISLSWLNHASANSWRGKAMSVFYMVYVIAIGLGAWLFGQIPADGNLAPLLTIFFTTMAILPIGLTRLPNPPPPAKVSVDVPMVWRNSPVAFVGVLAAGGLSMAVQGFTPIYAAANAVSQGDVALLMLVMQFGLIFIQYPMGVLSDRIDRRIVLILVCVLIAAAAVVALSVSFANLILLMLVFAVFAGAVETVYSIANAHANDRTAPADFVPLASTLLMCWSIAATIIPLSITLLTPVFGPKTFIYAAMGTALAYAAFVAMRLKFRETVPPHLRENFEMKSAQMPNAGAMVEGDPVAGDIRQL; from the coding sequence ATGGCCTGCGTCGGGATCGGCAATGGCATGATGTTCGCCTATGTGCCGTTTCTTCTGGCAAAAGGCGACAGCCCGCCCTGGGTTGCCGGTGCCGCAGTCACCGCGCTCGCCTTCGGCGGTCTGGCCGGCTGCGTCGTTGCCGGGCCGGTGATCCGCAGGGTAGGCCATGCGCGGGCGTTTTCCTGCTCGATGGCGCTGGTGCTGCTCTCGGCGTTCCTGATCGCGCTCGGCTTTCATCCGCTGCTTTGGGTCTTTGCGCGCGGCGTCTATGGTGCGGCGGGCAATATCAATTTCATCATCTCGCTGAGCTGGCTCAACCATGCCAGTGCCAACAGCTGGCGCGGCAAGGCCATGTCGGTGTTCTACATGGTCTATGTCATCGCCATCGGTCTTGGCGCCTGGCTGTTCGGCCAGATCCCGGCAGACGGCAATCTGGCGCCGCTGCTCACGATTTTCTTCACCACCATGGCCATCCTGCCCATCGGCCTGACGCGCCTGCCCAATCCGCCGCCACCAGCCAAGGTCAGCGTCGATGTGCCGATGGTCTGGCGCAATTCGCCCGTGGCCTTCGTTGGCGTTCTCGCCGCCGGTGGTCTCTCCATGGCCGTGCAGGGCTTCACGCCGATCTACGCCGCCGCCAATGCGGTGAGCCAGGGCGATGTCGCCCTTCTGATGCTGGTCATGCAGTTCGGCCTGATCTTCATCCAGTATCCGATGGGCGTGCTATCGGACCGGATCGACCGGCGCATCGTACTGATCCTCGTCTGTGTGCTGATTGCCGCTGCCGCCGTCGTGGCCTTGTCGGTTTCGTTCGCCAATCTGATCCTGCTGATGCTGGTCTTTGCCGTTTTCGCCGGTGCCGTCGAAACCGTCTATTCGATCGCCAATGCCCATGCCAATGATCGTACCGCACCCGCCGATTTCGTGCCGCTTGCCTCGACGCTCCTGATGTGCTGGTCGATCGCCGCCACGATCATTCCGTTGTCGATCACGCTGCTGACGCCGGTCTTCGGGCCGAAGACCTTCATCTATGCCGCCATGGGCACGGCGCTCGCCTATGCGGCCTTCGTCGCCATGCGGCTGAAATTCCGCGAAACCGTGCCGCCGCATCTGCGGGAGAATTTCGAGATGAAGAGCGCGCAGATGCCGAATGCCGGTGCGATGGTCGAGGGCGATCCTGTTGCGGGCGATATCCGGCAATTATAG
- a CDS encoding GNAT family N-acetyltransferase, whose protein sequence is MSEITIRTLTPSETTAALPALAEILSDCVEGGASVGFMSPYTPKDASPYWQGVAQAVNEGNTVLIAAERDGDILGTVQLGIGMMPNQPHRADLKKLLVHRKARGLGLSRLLMDAAEQAAIRHGRHVLVLDTATGSPAESIYERFGWQRVGVIPQYALMPDGSYCGSTFFYKSLAAD, encoded by the coding sequence ATGTCCGAAATCACGATCCGCACGCTGACCCCTTCTGAAACCACGGCCGCCCTGCCGGCACTTGCCGAAATTCTGTCCGATTGCGTCGAGGGCGGCGCCTCCGTCGGGTTCATGTCGCCCTATACGCCGAAGGATGCGAGCCCCTATTGGCAAGGGGTCGCCCAGGCGGTCAATGAAGGCAACACGGTGCTTATTGCCGCCGAGAGGGACGGCGATATCCTCGGCACGGTCCAGCTTGGTATCGGCATGATGCCGAACCAGCCGCATCGCGCCGATCTGAAGAAATTGCTTGTCCATCGCAAGGCCCGTGGTCTCGGGCTTTCACGCCTTTTGATGGACGCTGCCGAACAGGCGGCCATCCGGCATGGACGGCATGTTCTGGTGCTCGATACGGCAACCGGAAGCCCGGCGGAAAGCATTTACGAAAGGTTCGGCTGGCAGCGCGTCGGCGTCATTCCGCAATATGCCCTGATGCCGGATGGCAGCTATTGCGGCTCGACATTCTTCTACAAATCACTGGCGGCCGATTGA
- the lepA gene encoding translation elongation factor 4 produces the protein MSTTPSKTPLSHIRNFSIVAHIDHGKSTLADRLIQSTGGLAAREMSEQVLDNMDIEKERGITIKAQTVRLHYVANNGETYVLNLIDTPGHVDFAYEVSRSLSACEGSLLVVDASQGVEAQTLANVYQAIDNNHEIVTVLNKIDLPAAEPDRIREQIEEVIGIDASQAVLISAKTGLGIPDVLEAIVHQLPAPKSEEGENGPLKALLVDSWYDAYLGVIVLVRVLDGTLKRGMTVRMMGADAKYQVERVGVITPKMVNVEALGPGEIGFITASIKEVADTRVGDTITEDKRQTAKMLPGFKPAQPVVFCGLFPVDAADFEDLRSAMGKLRLNDASFSFEMESSAALGFGFRCGFLGLLHLEIIQERLEREFDLDLIATAPSVVYKLFMNDGTERELHNPADMPDVVKVAEIHEPWIRATILTPDDYLGGILKLCQDRRGLQIELTYVGKRAMLTYDLPLNEVVFDFYDRLKSISKGYASFDYHLTDHREGHLVKLSVLVNGEPVDALSMMVHRMAAERRGRDMCEKLKDLIPKHMFKIPIQAAIGGNVIARETISALRKDVTAKCYGGDASRKRKLLDKQKAGKKRMRQFGKVDIPQEAFIAALKMSDE, from the coding sequence ATGAGCACAACACCTTCAAAGACGCCCCTGTCGCATATCCGCAATTTCTCGATCGTGGCCCATATCGACCACGGCAAGTCGACGCTGGCTGACCGGTTGATCCAGTCCACCGGTGGCCTTGCCGCACGCGAGATGTCGGAACAGGTTCTCGATAACATGGATATCGAGAAGGAGCGCGGCATCACCATCAAGGCGCAGACCGTGCGCCTGCATTACGTCGCCAACAATGGCGAGACCTATGTTCTCAACCTGATCGACACGCCCGGCCATGTCGACTTTGCCTATGAAGTCTCGCGCTCGCTGTCGGCCTGCGAAGGCTCGCTTCTGGTGGTGGACGCGTCGCAGGGCGTCGAAGCCCAGACGCTGGCCAACGTCTACCAGGCGATCGACAACAACCACGAGATCGTCACGGTCCTCAACAAGATCGACTTGCCCGCAGCCGAGCCCGACCGCATCCGCGAACAGATCGAGGAAGTCATCGGCATCGACGCATCGCAGGCGGTGCTGATCTCGGCCAAGACCGGCCTTGGCATTCCCGATGTGCTTGAAGCGATCGTGCATCAGCTGCCTGCGCCAAAAAGCGAAGAAGGCGAGAACGGCCCGCTCAAGGCGCTTCTGGTCGATAGCTGGTACGATGCCTATCTCGGCGTCATCGTTCTCGTGCGCGTGCTCGACGGCACGCTGAAGCGCGGCATGACGGTGCGGATGATGGGTGCGGACGCCAAGTATCAGGTGGAGCGCGTCGGCGTCATCACGCCGAAGATGGTCAATGTCGAGGCGCTCGGCCCCGGCGAGATCGGCTTCATCACCGCCTCGATCAAGGAAGTGGCCGACACCCGCGTCGGCGATACCATCACCGAGGACAAGCGCCAGACGGCCAAGATGCTGCCCGGCTTCAAGCCGGCCCAGCCGGTGGTCTTCTGCGGTCTCTTCCCGGTCGATGCCGCCGATTTCGAGGACCTGCGCTCCGCCATGGGCAAGCTGCGCCTGAACGATGCCTCGTTCTCCTTCGAAATGGAATCCTCGGCGGCCTTGGGCTTCGGCTTCCGCTGCGGCTTCCTCGGCCTGCTGCATCTTGAAATCATCCAGGAACGCCTCGAGCGGGAGTTCGATCTCGACCTGATCGCAACCGCCCCGTCTGTCGTCTACAAGCTGTTCATGAATGACGGTACCGAGCGCGAACTGCACAATCCGGCCGACATGCCGGATGTCGTCAAGGTGGCCGAAATCCACGAGCCGTGGATCCGCGCGACGATCCTGACGCCGGACGACTATCTCGGCGGCATCTTGAAGCTCTGCCAGGACCGGCGCGGCCTGCAGATCGAGCTGACCTATGTGGGCAAGCGCGCCATGCTGACCTACGACCTGCCGCTCAACGAAGTCGTGTTCGATTTCTACGACCGGCTGAAGTCGATCTCCAAGGGCTATGCCTCGTTCGACTATCACCTGACCGACCACCGCGAAGGCCATCTGGTGAAGCTGTCGGTGCTGGTCAACGGCGAGCCCGTCGATGCCTTGTCGATGATGGTTCACCGCATGGCTGCCGAACGGCGCGGCCGCGACATGTGCGAAAAGCTCAAGGACCTGATCCCCAAGCACATGTTCAAGATCCCGATCCAGGCGGCCATCGGCGGCAACGTCATCGCCCGCGAAACCATCTCGGCGCTGCGCAAGGACGTCACGGCGAAATGCTATGGCGGCGACGCCTCGCGCAAACGCAAGCTGCTGGACAAGCAGAAGGCCGGCAAGAAGCGCATGCGCCAGTTCGGCAAGGTGGACATCCCCCAGGAAGCGTTCATCGCCGCGCTGAAGATGAGCGACGAGTAA
- a CDS encoding OmpA family protein produces MLKKIAVLAIAAIYLSGCTTTDPYTGEQKMSNTAGGALIGAGLGAATGLLVGGSAAGRRDAALVGAGIGALGGGLIGNYMDSQESELRAQLQNTGVSVTRVGDRIVLNMPENITFATDQDQMSPRAYPTLNSVAIVLRKFNKTLIDVDGHTDSTGSASHNQDLSERRAISVANYLGAQGVDQRRMSAVGYGPDRPVASNASPAGRAQNRRVEISIAPIKQG; encoded by the coding sequence ATGCTGAAGAAAATCGCCGTACTGGCCATCGCCGCAATCTATCTTTCCGGCTGCACCACGACCGACCCGTATACGGGCGAACAGAAGATGTCGAACACCGCCGGCGGCGCGCTGATCGGCGCGGGCCTGGGTGCTGCAACCGGCCTTCTGGTCGGCGGCAGCGCGGCCGGACGCCGCGATGCGGCACTGGTGGGTGCCGGTATCGGCGCGCTCGGCGGCGGCTTGATCGGCAACTATATGGACAGCCAGGAATCCGAACTGCGCGCCCAGCTGCAGAATACCGGCGTCTCCGTGACGCGCGTCGGCGACCGCATCGTTCTCAACATGCCGGAGAACATCACCTTTGCCACCGATCAGGACCAGATGAGCCCGAGAGCCTATCCGACGCTGAATTCGGTTGCGATCGTGCTGCGCAAGTTCAACAAGACCTTGATCGACGTCGATGGCCACACCGACTCGACCGGCAGCGCCAGCCACAACCAGGATCTTTCCGAACGCCGCGCCATCTCGGTTGCCAACTATCTCGGCGCACAGGGCGTCGATCAGCGCCGCATGTCGGCCGTCGGCTACGGCCCGGATCGTCCGGTCGCCTCGAATGCAAGCCCGGCCGGACGCGCGCAGAACCGCCGCGTCGAAATCTCGATCGCGCCGATCAAGCAGGGCTGA
- a CDS encoding helix-turn-helix domain-containing protein, giving the protein MENAFEDDIAERLKRLRLEQAMTLDHLSARAGVSRAMISRIERGEASPTAQLLARLCSALGTTLSRFFADGEKAGDPLLRRNDQRVWRDPETGYLRRSVSPDGTGSPVDIVEVEFPPGARVVFEQQQFDAAMTQHLWLFEGRLTMTAGTETHVLEAGDCLFMRLCEAHIFHNPYRAPARYAIILNRSKV; this is encoded by the coding sequence ATGGAAAATGCATTCGAAGACGATATTGCCGAACGCCTCAAGCGATTGCGGCTGGAACAGGCGATGACGCTTGATCATCTCTCGGCCCGCGCCGGTGTCAGCCGTGCTATGATCTCCCGCATCGAGCGTGGGGAGGCTAGCCCGACCGCACAGCTTCTTGCCCGGCTCTGCAGTGCCCTCGGTACGACATTGTCGCGGTTCTTTGCCGATGGCGAAAAGGCTGGCGATCCGCTCCTGCGCCGAAACGATCAGCGCGTCTGGCGCGATCCGGAAACCGGCTATCTGCGCCGCTCGGTTTCACCCGACGGTACCGGCTCGCCGGTGGATATCGTCGAGGTCGAGTTTCCGCCGGGCGCGCGCGTCGTGTTCGAGCAGCAGCAGTTCGATGCAGCAATGACGCAGCATCTCTGGCTGTTTGAGGGCCGGCTGACCATGACGGCCGGAACAGAGACACATGTGCTGGAGGCCGGCGATTGCCTGTTCATGCGGCTTTGCGAAGCCCACATCTTTCACAATCCTTATCGTGCACCCGCACGCTACGCCATCATTCTCAACCGCAGCAAAGTCTAA
- a CDS encoding anti-sigma factor, producing the protein MSADRQDIDELADEYVLGLLDAADHAHVESQIEIDAALRAAVAASRDRFLALDLLAKPVSEPEGLWGRIAATLDNPASDVAAGLAPPAPANDNSSPVWRRTAFGGLAASLLLAVGLGWSLMSQPEPRVVAVLLDNAGEPQAIVEDFGNASARVTPLVDFTVPDGRTMQVWTLPSKELGPVSLGLLPRSQEAVLDGPVLPQPQEAQLYEITIEQAGGSPTGRPTGPILVKGFAKMPR; encoded by the coding sequence ATGAGCGCGGACAGGCAGGATATCGATGAACTGGCCGACGAATACGTACTGGGTCTCCTGGACGCGGCCGATCATGCCCATGTCGAATCCCAGATCGAAATCGACGCTGCGCTGCGTGCCGCCGTCGCCGCAAGCCGCGACCGTTTCCTGGCGCTCGATCTGCTGGCAAAGCCGGTGTCCGAGCCGGAAGGCCTGTGGGGCCGTATCGCCGCAACGCTCGATAACCCCGCGAGCGATGTCGCTGCGGGTCTCGCCCCACCGGCGCCGGCAAACGACAATAGCAGCCCGGTTTGGCGCCGCACGGCCTTTGGCGGTCTCGCGGCATCGTTGCTTCTGGCGGTGGGTCTTGGCTGGAGCCTGATGTCGCAACCGGAGCCACGCGTGGTTGCCGTGCTTTTGGATAATGCGGGAGAACCGCAGGCCATCGTCGAGGATTTCGGCAATGCCTCGGCAAGGGTGACGCCGCTTGTCGATTTCACCGTGCCTGATGGCCGCACCATGCAGGTCTGGACGCTGCCCTCCAAGGAACTGGGCCCGGTATCGCTGGGGCTTTTGCCGCGCTCGCAGGAAGCCGTGCTGGATGGACCCGTGCTGCCGCAGCCGCAGGAAGCGCAGCTCTACGAAATCACCATCGAACAGGCGGGCGGCTCGCCGACGGGGCGGCCGACAGGCCCTATTCTGGTCAAGGGTTTTGCGAAAATGCCGCGCTGA
- a CDS encoding helix-turn-helix transcriptional regulator: MRVNAGHLSEALDKVQAAIFEPSLWLTGIEAISRASGALGANIMEPSGRGTFGAALCTEKLDPLLEGYLREDWGSRDFRANFIQPIHRDGVVFEADMVSKDQFDHHEYYQFMRKYGIGDCVLMDISAGKNALYFVLQNRLADECPQAGDMPHFHAIRTRLQSAVQLAQHIDASRVMGMAAAFQTSNIGCIFFDRKGLVTITNPKAEALFSNDFRISRGEVRTGSATETARFQRELKLALQAPGPGAELLSAVRLSRPGRRPLIVRFERFGTQLADIFTHSCAMALIEDPDDEIRQNPDTLMALFDLTPAETRISLLVASGMNAVDIARQNGIGYETVRSHIRSIFHKTGTGRQSELSALFGKIRL; encoded by the coding sequence ATGCGCGTCAACGCGGGACATCTCTCTGAAGCCCTGGATAAGGTTCAGGCGGCAATTTTCGAACCGTCGCTATGGCTGACGGGTATTGAAGCTATCAGCCGGGCAAGCGGCGCTTTGGGCGCCAATATCATGGAGCCATCCGGACGGGGCACATTCGGCGCGGCCCTCTGCACAGAAAAGCTCGATCCGCTTCTGGAAGGCTATCTGCGCGAAGACTGGGGATCGCGGGATTTTCGGGCGAATTTTATCCAGCCGATCCATCGCGACGGCGTGGTATTTGAAGCCGACATGGTCTCGAAAGATCAATTCGACCATCACGAATACTATCAGTTCATGCGCAAATACGGCATTGGCGATTGCGTTCTGATGGACATTTCCGCCGGCAAGAATGCGCTCTATTTCGTCCTCCAGAATCGATTGGCCGATGAGTGTCCGCAGGCCGGAGACATGCCGCATTTTCATGCCATCCGGACACGGTTGCAGAGCGCCGTTCAGCTCGCCCAGCATATCGATGCCAGCCGGGTCATGGGCATGGCGGCGGCTTTCCAGACGTCGAATATCGGCTGCATCTTCTTTGACCGCAAAGGCCTTGTCACGATAACCAACCCGAAGGCCGAGGCGCTGTTTTCGAACGATTTCCGCATTTCCAGGGGCGAGGTCCGCACCGGCTCCGCGACCGAGACGGCGCGTTTCCAGCGGGAACTGAAGCTCGCGCTACAGGCGCCCGGGCCGGGTGCAGAGCTTCTCTCTGCCGTCCGACTTTCGCGGCCAGGCAGACGGCCACTCATCGTCCGCTTTGAACGGTTTGGCACGCAGCTCGCCGATATCTTCACGCATTCCTGCGCCATGGCCCTGATCGAGGATCCGGACGACGAGATCCGGCAAAATCCGGACACGCTGATGGCTTTGTTCGATCTGACGCCGGCTGAAACGAGGATATCGCTGCTCGTTGCCAGCGGCATGAATGCCGTCGATATCGCCAGGCAGAACGGCATCGGCTATGAGACGGTCAGAAGCCATATCCGGTCGATATTCCACAAAACCGGCACCGGCCGGCAATCGGAACTCAGCGCCCTTTTCGGAAAAATCCGTCTTTAG
- a CDS encoding sigma-70 family RNA polymerase sigma factor gives MQEHQERLADALAGCAKGDRNALRTIFELEGARLVAVAQRILRRRELAEDVVQEAFIQIWTKAGQYAPDRGSARGWIYAIARNRALNLVRDGKRLEFTEPDNLADLHDAEHMDHAANVWADLDRQNRLRECLSRLDETKRRSILMVYMSGYTHGEIAGRLKVPLGTAKAWVRRGLASLRECMA, from the coding sequence ATGCAGGAGCATCAGGAAAGACTGGCGGATGCGCTGGCCGGTTGCGCGAAGGGCGACCGCAATGCGCTGCGCACGATCTTCGAACTCGAAGGTGCCCGGCTCGTGGCCGTTGCCCAGCGCATCCTGCGCCGCCGCGAGCTGGCCGAAGATGTCGTGCAGGAAGCCTTCATCCAGATCTGGACCAAGGCCGGACAATATGCGCCGGATCGCGGATCGGCGCGGGGCTGGATCTATGCCATCGCCCGCAACCGGGCGCTCAATCTGGTGCGCGACGGCAAGCGGCTGGAATTCACCGAGCCGGACAATCTGGCCGACCTGCACGATGCCGAGCATATGGATCACGCAGCCAATGTCTGGGCCGATCTCGATCGCCAGAACCGGCTGCGCGAATGCCTGTCGCGGCTCGACGAGACCAAGCGCCGGAGCATCCTGATGGTCTATATGTCGGGCTATACCCATGGCGAGATCGCCGGCCGGCTGAAAGTGCCGCTTGGCACCGCCAAGGCCTGGGTTCGCCGCGGGTTGGCCTCGCTTCGGGAGTGCATGGCATGA
- a CDS encoding DUF4394 domain-containing protein: MKTMKIALIASTVLLASGGAVLAAPVLGLTGDKTLVLFDTASPAVTKTMEVTGVDSLVGIDFRPSNKTVVGVTPDSRIVTIDLETGAATDLAKMNTPLPIDDAAVVVDFNPMADRLRFMTGTTNHRVHPDTGEVTVDGKLAYEDGDMHKGETPNIVAAAYINSHGKPEKTGMFNIDATIGALIKQTKPNDGTLAAIGKLGIEGAAPDFAFDIQTTEDGTNTAWLANGTKLYTVNLETGAATAAGDITGASGAIRDIAVLPAM; the protein is encoded by the coding sequence ATGAAGACCATGAAGATCGCATTGATCGCCTCCACGGTTCTGCTTGCCAGCGGCGGCGCCGTCCTTGCCGCACCGGTTCTTGGCCTGACCGGAGACAAGACGCTCGTCCTGTTCGACACGGCCAGCCCCGCTGTTACCAAGACGATGGAAGTTACCGGCGTCGATAGTCTCGTCGGTATCGATTTTCGCCCGTCCAACAAGACCGTGGTCGGTGTGACGCCGGACAGCCGGATCGTCACCATCGATCTTGAAACGGGCGCGGCAACAGATCTTGCCAAGATGAACACGCCCCTGCCGATCGACGATGCGGCTGTCGTGGTGGATTTCAACCCGATGGCTGACCGGCTGCGCTTCATGACCGGCACGACCAATCACCGCGTTCACCCCGATACCGGCGAAGTCACCGTCGATGGCAAGCTCGCCTACGAGGACGGTGACATGCACAAGGGCGAAACACCCAATATCGTCGCTGCCGCCTATATCAACTCCCACGGCAAGCCGGAAAAGACCGGAATGTTCAATATCGATGCGACGATCGGCGCCTTGATCAAGCAGACCAAGCCGAATGACGGCACGCTGGCGGCCATCGGCAAGCTCGGCATCGAGGGCGCGGCACCGGACTTCGCGTTCGATATCCAGACCACGGAAGACGGCACCAACACGGCCTGGCTTGCCAATGGTACCAAGCTCTACACCGTCAACCTGGAAACGGGCGCTGCCACCGCAGCGGGCGACATCACCGGCGCCAGCGGCGCGATCCGCGACATCGCCGTTCTACCGGCCATGTGA
- a CDS encoding lysine-2,3-aminomutase-like protein, whose product MTALRSLKTIGDLEEAGLVSAARRAGLEDVAARYAVAVTPAISALIDPNDPSDPIARQFIPDAAELLRLPEEREDPIGDAAHSPVEGIVHRYPDRVLLKAVHVCPVYCRFCFRREMVGPQGLGTLPSQAMDAAFAYIAAHPDIWEVILTGGDPLVLSPRRLASIMERLASIGHVKIVRFHTRVPVVEPERVDDALIAALKASGKTTYLALHANHPRELTEVARSACARLVDSGIVMVSQSVLLKGVNDDPNTLASLMRAFVENRIKPYYLHHPDLAPGTSHFRLTIEEGQALVAALRGRISGLCQPSYILDIPGGHGKTVISASTIEDNGGGCYTVSDFDGAEHAYPPAL is encoded by the coding sequence GTGACAGCGCTTCGCTCCTTAAAGACGATCGGTGATCTGGAAGAGGCCGGCCTGGTATCGGCTGCCCGGCGCGCCGGGCTGGAGGACGTGGCCGCGCGTTATGCGGTGGCCGTTACGCCGGCCATTTCGGCCCTGATCGATCCCAACGACCCCAGTGATCCGATAGCCCGCCAGTTCATTCCCGATGCGGCCGAGCTTCTGCGCCTGCCGGAAGAGCGCGAGGACCCGATCGGCGACGCCGCCCATAGTCCGGTGGAGGGCATTGTCCATCGCTATCCAGACCGCGTGCTCTTGAAGGCGGTGCATGTCTGCCCGGTCTATTGCCGCTTCTGCTTCCGCCGCGAAATGGTTGGGCCGCAGGGGCTCGGCACGCTTCCATCGCAGGCGATGGATGCTGCGTTTGCCTATATCGCCGCGCATCCGGACATCTGGGAAGTGATCCTCACCGGCGGCGATCCGCTGGTCCTGTCGCCGCGCCGTCTGGCGTCGATCATGGAGCGCCTGGCATCGATCGGGCATGTAAAGATCGTGCGCTTCCACACCCGCGTGCCGGTGGTCGAGCCCGAGCGCGTCGATGATGCGCTGATTGCGGCCCTCAAGGCCAGCGGCAAGACAACCTATCTGGCGCTGCATGCCAACCATCCGCGCGAACTGACGGAGGTTGCGCGTTCAGCCTGCGCCCGGCTGGTCGATAGCGGCATTGTCATGGTCAGCCAGTCGGTTCTGCTCAAGGGTGTCAATGACGACCCCAACACTCTGGCAAGCCTGATGCGTGCCTTCGTCGAAAACCGCATCAAGCCCTATTATCTGCACCATCCGGATCTTGCCCCCGGCACCAGCCATTTCCGCCTGACAATCGAAGAAGGCCAGGCGCTGGTCGCCGCGTTGCGCGGCCGTATCTCCGGTCTCTGCCAGCCGAGCTATATCCTCGATATTCCAGGCGGCCACGGCAAGACGGTGATCAGCGCCTCGACCATCGAGGATAATGGCGGCGGCTGCTACACCGTGTCGGATTTCGACGGCGCGGAACATGCCTATCCGCCAGCGCTCTAA